A single genomic interval of Pseudomonadales bacterium harbors:
- the lepA gene encoding elongation factor 4, with amino-acid sequence MPDLSHIRNFSIIAHIDHGKSTLADRFIQVCGGLSEREMAEQVLDSMDIERERGITIKAQSVTLDYQAADGQTYQLNFIDTPGHVDFSYEVSRSLAACEGALLVVDAAQGVEAQSVANCYTAIEQGLEVMTVLNKMDLPQADPDRVAQEVEDIIGVDATDAVHISAKSGLGIEDTLEQLVETIPAPSGDPDGPLQALIIDSWFDNYLGVVSLVRIVNGTIRKKDKIVAQSIGKIHQAESVGIFTPKHTETGVLKAGEVGFVIAGIKDIHGAPVGDTLTHAKGYEHIDALPGFQKVQPRVYAGMFTVSTDDYEDFREALEKLSLNDASLFYEPETSDALGFGFRIGFLGMLHMEIIQERLEREYDLDLITTAPTVVYQVGLKSGEEIYVDSPSKLPDPSTIEEMREPIAEVNILVPQEHLGNVITLCVEKRGMQRDMQYMGQQVSLTYDIPMAEVVLDFFDRLKSVSRGFASLEYSFDRFEKSSLVKLDVLINGDRVDALAVIVHRDQSQSRGRVLTEKMKELIPRQMFDVAIQAAIGGHVIARSTVKALRKNVTAKCYGGDITRKKKLLEKQKAGKKRMKQVGNVEIPQSAFLAVLKSE; translated from the coding sequence GTGCCTGATTTATCCCACATTCGAAACTTTTCTATTATTGCCCATATAGACCACGGCAAATCCACCTTGGCAGATCGATTTATTCAAGTCTGTGGCGGTTTGAGCGAACGTGAAATGGCCGAACAAGTGCTGGACTCTATGGATATTGAGCGCGAGCGTGGTATTACCATTAAGGCGCAGTCAGTCACTCTCGACTATCAAGCCGCTGATGGTCAGACTTATCAGCTGAATTTCATCGACACCCCAGGGCATGTTGATTTCTCCTATGAAGTGTCACGCTCGCTAGCAGCCTGCGAAGGTGCGCTGCTGGTGGTTGATGCGGCGCAAGGCGTTGAAGCACAGTCGGTGGCCAACTGCTATACCGCGATCGAGCAGGGGCTGGAAGTGATGACGGTGCTTAATAAAATGGATTTACCGCAGGCTGATCCTGACCGTGTGGCGCAAGAAGTGGAAGATATTATTGGTGTCGATGCCACCGATGCAGTGCATATCAGTGCCAAATCCGGCCTAGGTATTGAGGACACATTAGAGCAGCTAGTCGAGACCATTCCTGCGCCCTCAGGTGACCCTGATGGCCCACTACAGGCGCTGATTATTGATTCATGGTTTGATAACTACCTCGGCGTGGTATCGCTGGTGCGTATCGTCAACGGCACGATTCGTAAAAAAGATAAAATTGTCGCGCAGTCAATTGGCAAAATTCATCAAGCCGAGTCAGTCGGCATATTCACCCCCAAGCATACCGAAACCGGTGTGTTAAAAGCGGGTGAGGTTGGCTTTGTGATTGCTGGCATTAAAGATATTCATGGTGCCCCGGTGGGCGATACGCTGACCCACGCTAAGGGTTACGAACACATTGATGCCTTGCCTGGTTTTCAAAAAGTGCAGCCGCGGGTTTACGCGGGCATGTTTACCGTCTCGACCGACGATTATGAGGATTTTCGTGAGGCGCTGGAAAAACTCTCCTTAAATGATGCCTCGCTGTTTTACGAGCCAGAAACCTCGGATGCTTTGGGTTTTGGTTTTCGGATTGGCTTCTTGGGCATGTTGCACATGGAGATTATTCAGGAACGGCTTGAGCGCGAATATGATCTCGATCTCATTACCACAGCGCCAACCGTGGTATATCAAGTTGGCCTGAAAAGCGGTGAAGAAATCTATGTTGATAGCCCGTCGAAATTGCCGGATCCCTCAACGATTGAGGAAATGCGTGAGCCGATTGCCGAAGTCAATATCCTGGTGCCGCAAGAGCATTTGGGGAATGTCATAACCCTCTGTGTAGAAAAGCGCGGTATGCAGCGCGATATGCAATATATGGGGCAGCAGGTGTCTTTGACCTACGATATTCCCATGGCTGAAGTTGTGCTCGACTTCTTTGATCGGCTTAAGTCTGTCAGTCGCGGTTTTGCCTCACTGGAATACAGTTTTGACCGCTTTGAGAAATCAAGCTTGGTTAAGTTAGATGTGTTAATCAATGGCGATCGCGTTGACGCGCTCGCGGTGATTGTGCACCGAGATCAGTCGCAGTCGCGTGGGCGTGTACTGACTGAAAAAATGAAAGAATTGATTCCGCGGCAAATGTTTGATGTGGCTATTCAAGCGGCTATTGGCGGCCATGTGATTGCGCGCTCGACGGTCAAAGCGCTGCGTAAAAACGTCACCGCGAAATGCTATGGCGGTGATATTACCCGTAAGAAAAAACTCTTAGAAAAACAAAAAGCCGGTAAAAAACGCATGAAGCAGGTGGGTAATGTCGAAATTCCGCAGTCTGCTTTCCTTGCGGTATTAAAATCAGAATAA
- a CDS encoding SoxR reducing system RseC family protein has translation MICEQGKVVAKEADTIYVEVIQQSSCQACAAKSACGTRLINSLYQSKRHYLKLPYAHLPIEPDIGDQVEFHIDEAALLKSALLMYLLPLLALLAAAGLAHWLNAAVWLQIVAGLLGLGISLLMVSRFSRKLEHNALFHPSLAKILPAQPSKAEVVEVLSA, from the coding sequence ATGATTTGTGAGCAAGGTAAAGTGGTGGCCAAAGAAGCTGATACCATCTATGTTGAAGTCATTCAGCAAAGCAGCTGCCAAGCCTGTGCCGCTAAAAGTGCCTGCGGCACTCGCTTAATCAATAGTCTATATCAATCAAAACGGCATTATTTAAAACTGCCGTATGCGCATTTACCCATCGAGCCTGACATTGGTGATCAGGTTGAGTTTCATATTGATGAAGCAGCGTTATTAAAAAGCGCATTACTGATGTACCTGCTGCCATTGCTGGCGCTGCTCGCGGCGGCTGGATTGGCGCATTGGCTAAATGCCGCGGTATGGCTGCAGATTGTTGCCGGGTTGCTGGGTCTCGGAATTAGCTTGCTAATGGTGAGTCGATTCAGTCGTAAGCTCGAGCACAATGCCTTATTTCACCCCAGCCTAGCAAAAATTCTTCCGGCGCAGCCAAGCAAGGCTGAAGTGGTCGAGGTTTTATCCGCCTAG
- a CDS encoding MucB/RseB C-terminal domain-containing protein, with the protein MNRSYGLATVNDTLTSQQLYLKSKLAKLLTAAGLWLCAAFGSAALAEVSEVADSIEVADSIEVADSPESLIQRMSEQSQQLEFEGLFTYERGSHSSSYRYFHQVANGVERQRLVFLDGVRQELINDGYAIKCIHLDEQSFFDLRASEVDKILTVRKDFTRVWQVYEGELLDQSRVADRLVKRVKLSPKDQHRFSYIFAVDAETGLMLNMQVFDQAGELVEQFRYVLIEYKDIVDQDITQNLRQASAKQYDLHIDHVGVKLADKTDSRLQLDNYQLQLLWQPTGFQSTLQPTVKYQAMQSTYSDGLSSFSVFVEPMAEGDVRDSAEAKGMSMVNGGTAVTTRFVATPSAQRLQLTVVGELPLATIKQIANNIMVR; encoded by the coding sequence GTGAATAGATCATATGGCCTAGCAACGGTCAATGACACTTTGACAAGCCAACAGCTTTACTTAAAAAGTAAGCTTGCAAAACTACTGACGGCCGCAGGACTATGGCTTTGCGCTGCCTTTGGCTCTGCTGCATTGGCCGAGGTTTCAGAAGTTGCCGACAGCATAGAAGTTGCCGACAGCATAGAGGTTGCCGACAGCCCAGAGAGCTTAATTCAGCGTATGAGTGAGCAATCTCAGCAGCTTGAATTTGAAGGTTTATTTACCTACGAACGCGGCAGTCATAGCTCCAGCTATCGTTATTTTCATCAAGTTGCAAACGGTGTCGAGCGACAGCGTTTAGTGTTTCTAGATGGTGTGCGGCAAGAGCTTATTAATGATGGCTACGCGATCAAATGCATACATTTAGACGAACAATCATTTTTTGATTTGCGTGCTTCAGAAGTCGATAAAATCTTAACCGTGCGCAAAGATTTTACTCGTGTCTGGCAAGTCTATGAGGGTGAGTTGCTGGATCAGAGCAGAGTTGCTGACCGTTTAGTGAAACGCGTGAAATTAAGCCCGAAAGACCAGCACCGCTTCAGCTACATCTTTGCAGTTGATGCTGAGACGGGTCTGATGCTAAATATGCAGGTGTTCGATCAAGCAGGCGAGTTAGTAGAACAGTTTCGCTATGTGTTGATTGAATATAAAGATATTGTCGACCAGGATATTACTCAAAATCTTCGTCAGGCATCGGCTAAGCAATACGACCTGCATATCGACCATGTAGGCGTGAAATTGGCCGATAAAACCGATAGTCGCCTACAGCTAGATAATTATCAGCTACAGTTACTCTGGCAGCCAACGGGTTTTCAATCAACCCTCCAGCCCACCGTCAAATATCAAGCGATGCAGTCAACCTATTCTGATGGGCTATCCTCGTTTAGCGTTTTTGTCGAGCCTATGGCAGAGGGTGATGTGCGAGATTCAGCAGAAGCCAAGGGCATGAGCATGGTCAATGGCGGCACTGCTGTGACTACGCGGTTTGTCGCTACGCCGTCGGCGCAGCGCCTGCAGTTAACCGTGGTGGGTGAGCTGCCGCTGGCGACGATTAAGCAAATTGCCAACAATATTATGGTGCGCTAG
- a CDS encoding sigma-E factor negative regulatory protein — protein sequence MTDKQDAAGPANPRRETLSALLDGEASEFETRRLLQTLDQDDRQTWQRYALIQQSMQSSQAEPLNLSIDVSQAVSAAIDELEPLSVKTNATSAAAAQQTWLKPVLGFAAAASFAFVSVVGLQQYQAQSALDEAGFVAQGDVSASQLPIESGVGLSAVSGQVAIPDDSPIAELDLVEQQKRYQQQRLNYYLQQHAEQATMNNGRGLIPMVRVAE from the coding sequence ATGACTGATAAACAAGATGCGGCAGGCCCTGCAAATCCGCGTCGCGAAACGCTTTCCGCACTGCTGGATGGCGAGGCTTCAGAGTTTGAAACCCGTCGCCTGCTGCAAACTCTAGATCAAGATGACCGTCAAACCTGGCAACGTTATGCCCTGATTCAGCAGTCAATGCAGTCGTCACAAGCCGAGCCGCTGAACCTATCGATTGATGTCTCGCAAGCAGTCAGTGCTGCTATCGATGAACTTGAGCCCTTATCCGTTAAAACCAATGCTACTAGCGCTGCAGCAGCTCAACAAACTTGGCTGAAACCTGTACTGGGCTTTGCCGCGGCCGCGAGCTTTGCCTTCGTGAGCGTGGTTGGTCTGCAGCAATATCAAGCACAATCGGCACTGGATGAGGCGGGCTTTGTCGCCCAAGGTGATGTCAGTGCCAGCCAGTTACCGATAGAAAGCGGGGTTGGGCTCAGTGCGGTAAGTGGGCAAGTAGCGATACCCGATGATAGCCCGATCGCTGAGCTTGATTTAGTTGAGCAACAAAAGCGCTATCAGCAGCAGCGGCTAAATTATTATCTGCAACAACATGCTGAGCAGGCGACCATGAATAATGGTCGTGGCTTAATTCCGATGGTGCGTGTGGCCGAGTAA
- the rpoE gene encoding RNA polymerase sigma factor RpoE — protein MSAASDQQLVERVQQGDKRAFDLLVIKYQQRVAALVARFIYDSAEVQDVTQEAFIKAYRALENFRGESQFYTWLYRIAVNTAKNYLVAKGRRPPGTDIDVDDAVHFEGNSPLKDMENPQNQLSSQQLMEKVNQSIKSLPEDLRVALTLREYDGMSYEEIAEVMGCPVGTVRSRIFRAREAVDEAIQPLLDHTEVA, from the coding sequence ATGAGCGCTGCTAGCGATCAACAGTTAGTCGAGCGCGTCCAGCAGGGAGACAAGCGTGCTTTTGATTTGCTAGTCATCAAATACCAGCAGCGTGTTGCTGCTCTGGTTGCGCGTTTTATTTACGATAGTGCTGAAGTACAAGATGTAACGCAAGAAGCCTTTATCAAAGCCTACCGAGCACTTGAAAATTTTCGCGGTGAGAGCCAATTCTACACCTGGCTTTATCGCATTGCTGTTAATACCGCCAAAAACTATCTGGTGGCCAAAGGTCGACGGCCACCTGGTACAGATATTGATGTTGATGACGCCGTGCATTTTGAGGGCAATAGCCCCTTAAAAGATATGGAAAACCCACAAAATCAACTTTCTTCACAACAATTGATGGAAAAAGTGAACCAATCCATTAAATCGTTGCCAGAAGACTTAAGGGTTGCCTTAACCCTTAGAGAGTACGATGGTATGAGCTATGAAGAGATTGCTGAAGTAATGGGATGTCCTGTAGGTACGGTTCGTTCGCGCATCTTTCGTGCACGTGAGGCGGTTGATGAGGCTATTCAACCGCTGCTAGATCACACCGAGGTCGCATAA
- the nadB gene encoding L-aspartate oxidase has protein sequence MKRFYDYDAVIVGTGASGLSLAISLGASLKVAILSKNAAYEGSTFYAQGGIAAVLDDKDTTDSHKQDTMDAGAGLCREEAVAFTVNHAKEAIDWLVDQGVEFDKRSDKHPEDFHLTQEGGHSHRRILHAADATGKAVSSALLKQASSMPNITFFEHHIAVDLIKHHERCCGIYVLDQQRDEVDTFRAKFVVLATGGASKVYLYSSNPEGNSGDGIAMAWRAGCRVGNMEFNQFHPTCLYHPKAKSFLITEALRGEGALLKLPNGERFMQRYDERGELAPRDIVARAIDHEMKRMGADHVYLDISHKPALFIQQHFPTIYQRCLALGIDITQEPIPVVPAAHYTCGGIVVNEHGGTDINGLLAIGETTFTGLHGANRMASNSLLECLVYARSSADYILSQIDTIELPESMAHWDGSRVTDSHEDITISHSWHELRRVMWDYVGIVRSDKRLQRALDRISLIRREVNDYYRNYHISADLIELRNLVEVAELIVHSAIQRKESRGLHYTTDYPKPLDEAKDSILSPADAQPSAAIKS, from the coding sequence ATGAAACGTTTCTATGACTACGACGCCGTCATTGTTGGCACTGGCGCATCTGGCCTGTCATTAGCCATTAGCTTAGGCGCCTCGCTAAAAGTCGCCATTCTATCTAAAAATGCTGCTTATGAAGGCAGCACATTTTATGCCCAAGGCGGCATTGCAGCAGTTTTAGATGATAAAGACACAACGGATTCACACAAGCAAGACACTATGGATGCAGGCGCTGGCTTATGCCGAGAAGAGGCGGTTGCATTTACAGTTAACCATGCTAAAGAAGCGATTGATTGGCTGGTCGATCAAGGCGTGGAATTTGACAAGCGCAGCGATAAGCATCCGGAAGATTTTCATTTAACCCAAGAAGGTGGCCATTCGCATCGACGCATTCTGCATGCTGCCGACGCAACCGGCAAAGCTGTTTCTTCGGCACTGCTAAAGCAAGCCTCCAGCATGCCAAATATTACTTTTTTTGAACACCATATCGCGGTTGACCTCATCAAACATCATGAGCGCTGCTGTGGTATTTATGTATTGGATCAGCAGCGTGATGAAGTTGACACCTTTCGCGCGAAGTTTGTCGTGCTGGCGACTGGCGGCGCGTCCAAAGTGTATTTGTACAGCTCTAACCCTGAAGGCAACAGCGGTGACGGGATTGCGATGGCTTGGCGCGCAGGCTGTCGGGTTGGTAATATGGAATTTAATCAATTCCATCCCACTTGTTTATACCACCCCAAGGCTAAATCTTTTTTAATTACTGAGGCATTGCGAGGCGAAGGCGCGTTATTAAAGTTACCCAATGGTGAGCGGTTCATGCAGCGCTATGATGAGCGCGGTGAGCTGGCTCCGCGCGATATTGTTGCCCGCGCGATTGATCACGAAATGAAGCGCATGGGGGCTGACCATGTGTATTTAGATATCAGCCATAAGCCTGCACTGTTTATCCAGCAACACTTCCCCACTATTTATCAACGCTGCTTGGCGCTGGGCATTGATATCACGCAGGAACCGATCCCCGTTGTCCCCGCGGCGCATTACACTTGCGGCGGCATCGTCGTTAATGAACATGGCGGCACCGATATCAATGGCCTATTGGCTATTGGTGAAACCACGTTTACTGGGCTGCATGGCGCTAACCGCATGGCCAGCAACTCACTGCTTGAATGCCTAGTATATGCGCGCTCGTCAGCTGACTATATTTTATCGCAAATCGACACTATTGAGCTGCCCGAGTCGATGGCGCACTGGGATGGCTCGCGCGTAACCGACTCCCATGAAGACATTACCATCAGCCATAGTTGGCACGAGCTACGCCGAGTGATGTGGGATTATGTTGGCATTGTGCGCTCAGATAAGCGCTTGCAGCGCGCGTTAGACAGGATTAGCCTGATTCGCCGAGAGGTTAATGATTATTACCGCAACTACCACATATCGGCAGATTTAATTGAGCTACGCAATCTGGTGGAGGTGGCTGAACTGATTGTACACTCTGCCATTCAGCGCAAAGAAAGTCGTGGCCTGCATTATACAACCGACTACCCTAAACCGCTGGATGAG